The Micromonospora sp. Llam0 genome includes a window with the following:
- the mtrB gene encoding MtrAB system histidine kinase MtrB, whose protein sequence is MWRRSLQLRVVTITLVASGLLVGGFAYMVASQSTNILLDRAREDVQRRLTHGRDYAAEQMSVHPQYFDPQVRVTFELTVSTLAGGDPDQVGGVVVVMAASSYPLIQSATSPAVDASGMISDELARHVGSGAQAHQIRTGDLGEGRLKYLVYGSPVPTKFGQVELYYLVPLSTQDQAANQIRATVLITGLALVMLLGLLAALVTRLVVTPVRVAARTAQRLSAGLLDQRMVVDGEDDLAMLAASFNQMATNLQRQITRLEEMSRLQRRFTSDVSHELRTPLTTVRMAADLLFAERDGFDPAAARSAELLQTELDRFESLLTDLLEISRFDAGFAVLDAEPTDLVSVVRRVADRLDGLADRLGVRIELRLPATPVIAEVDPRRVERVLRNLVGNAVEHGEGRPVVVTLGVDDAAVAVTVRDRGVGLRAGEDKLVFNRFWRADPSRARQTGGTGLGLSISVEDARLHGGWLEAWGAPGEGAQFRLTLPARAGDRLTSSPLRLVPEDRRPPAAEPVGTMVVLPEQSTGSDDRASGSVAATGAAP, encoded by the coding sequence ATGTGGCGCAGGTCCCTGCAGCTGCGGGTGGTGACCATCACCCTGGTCGCGTCCGGCCTGCTGGTCGGCGGGTTCGCGTACATGGTGGCGTCGCAGAGCACCAACATTCTGCTGGACCGGGCCCGGGAGGACGTGCAGCGGCGGCTGACCCATGGGCGGGACTACGCCGCCGAGCAGATGAGCGTGCATCCGCAGTACTTCGACCCGCAGGTCCGGGTGACCTTCGAGCTGACCGTCAGCACCCTGGCCGGCGGCGACCCCGACCAGGTGGGTGGGGTGGTCGTGGTGATGGCGGCGAGCAGCTACCCGCTGATCCAGTCGGCGACCTCGCCGGCGGTGGACGCGTCCGGCATGATCAGCGACGAGCTGGCCCGGCACGTCGGCTCCGGTGCCCAGGCGCATCAGATCCGCACCGGTGACCTCGGCGAGGGGCGGCTCAAGTACCTGGTCTACGGCTCCCCGGTGCCGACCAAGTTCGGTCAGGTCGAGCTCTACTACCTGGTGCCGCTGAGCACCCAGGACCAGGCCGCCAACCAGATCCGGGCGACCGTGCTGATCACCGGACTGGCGCTGGTGATGCTGCTCGGCCTGCTGGCCGCGCTGGTCACCAGACTGGTCGTCACGCCGGTACGGGTGGCCGCACGCACCGCGCAGCGACTCTCCGCCGGGCTGCTGGACCAACGGATGGTGGTCGACGGCGAGGACGACCTGGCCATGCTGGCCGCCTCGTTCAACCAGATGGCGACCAACCTGCAGCGACAGATCACCCGACTGGAGGAGATGTCCCGGCTGCAGCGTCGGTTCACCTCCGACGTGTCGCACGAGCTGCGTACCCCGCTGACCACCGTACGGATGGCCGCCGATCTGCTCTTCGCCGAGCGGGACGGCTTCGACCCGGCGGCGGCCCGCAGCGCCGAGCTGCTGCAGACCGAGCTGGACCGGTTCGAGAGCCTGCTCACCGACCTGCTGGAGATCAGCCGGTTCGATGCCGGGTTCGCCGTGCTGGACGCCGAGCCGACCGACCTGGTGTCGGTGGTCCGCCGGGTCGCCGACCGGCTCGACGGGCTGGCCGACCGGCTCGGCGTGCGGATCGAGCTGCGACTGCCCGCGACGCCGGTGATCGCCGAGGTGGATCCCCGTCGGGTCGAGCGGGTGCTGCGCAACCTGGTCGGCAACGCCGTCGAGCACGGCGAGGGCCGGCCGGTGGTGGTCACTCTCGGCGTCGACGACGCGGCGGTTGCGGTGACCGTACGTGATCGTGGGGTTGGTCTGCGCGCCGGGGAGGACAAGCTGGTGTTCAACCGTTTCTGGCGGGCGGATCCGTCCCGTGCCCGGCAGACCGGGGGGACCGGTCTCGGCCTGTCGATCAGCGTGGAGGACGCCCGGTTGCACGGCGGCTGGCTGGAAGCGTGGGGCGCGCCCGGCGAGGGTGCCCAGTTCCGGCTCACCCTGCCGGCCCGGGCCGGTGACCGGCTCACCTCGTCACCGCTGCGGCTGGTACCGGAGGACCGCCGGCCGCCGGCCGCCGAACCGGTCGGCACGATGGTGGTCCTCCCGGAGCAGAGCACCGGCTCCGACGACCGGGCCAGTGGCAGCGTGGCCGCGACCGGAGCGGCACCGTGA
- a CDS encoding DUF4350 domain-containing protein, protein MTRPGARRQGLPRRRLRWLRIAIPFTVVGVLIVGTAVAYQLTHPDPTRPGFLSPTNRGPDGGSDLAAALRGAGVAVHSADGTVEAIRAALTGPTTLFVPAPTLVHPDYLRALGRMPAGTRVLLVDPPARLLRGEPLPVERGTRRWAARVDDPGHDGRPCALPEVAGTGPAAAVRQRYTAPPGIDPDRFDLCFDAGLARLDWGQAELVVVGASDPFRNDRFDEHRNARFAAELLGTRARVVWLDLARPDTPPEPGEPVQQPSIHLGEDDPGAGPQVSVQPTGQPQGPVASDVRPSRDTLLDAFPPWFWALLAQLAVAALVLLLWRARRFGPPVTEALPVTVPVAETMLGRGQLYRRSRERAPTAGILRTAALARLVPMLTLPDQPQPADVVAAVAARTGASAEQIDALLYGPPPTTDGDLLHLARRLAALPAEVAGSANRVEPSDGPDRTPPDGPVAPAPRSPSAIEGEPW, encoded by the coding sequence GTGACCCGGCCCGGTGCCCGCCGCCAAGGGCTGCCACGGCGGCGGTTGCGGTGGCTGCGGATCGCGATCCCGTTCACGGTGGTCGGCGTGCTGATCGTCGGCACCGCCGTGGCGTACCAGCTGACCCACCCGGACCCGACCCGGCCCGGCTTCCTCTCTCCGACCAACCGCGGCCCGGACGGCGGCAGCGACCTGGCCGCCGCGTTGCGCGGCGCGGGTGTCGCCGTCCACTCCGCCGACGGGACCGTAGAGGCGATCCGCGCCGCGCTGACCGGGCCCACCACGCTGTTCGTTCCCGCACCCACCCTGGTGCATCCGGACTACCTGCGGGCGCTCGGCCGGATGCCGGCCGGGACCCGGGTGCTGCTGGTCGATCCGCCGGCCCGGCTGCTACGCGGCGAGCCACTGCCGGTCGAGCGTGGCACCCGGCGCTGGGCGGCCCGGGTCGACGATCCGGGCCACGACGGCCGGCCGTGCGCACTGCCCGAGGTGGCCGGCACCGGACCGGCGGCGGCCGTACGGCAGCGTTACACCGCCCCACCTGGGATCGACCCGGACCGGTTCGACCTGTGCTTCGACGCCGGCCTGGCCCGGCTCGACTGGGGGCAGGCCGAGCTGGTGGTGGTCGGGGCGAGCGACCCGTTCCGCAACGACCGGTTCGACGAGCACCGCAACGCGCGGTTCGCCGCCGAGCTGCTCGGCACCCGTGCGCGGGTGGTCTGGCTCGACCTTGCCCGCCCGGACACCCCGCCAGAGCCCGGCGAGCCGGTGCAGCAGCCCTCGATCCACCTCGGCGAGGACGACCCCGGCGCCGGCCCGCAGGTCAGCGTCCAGCCGACCGGGCAACCGCAGGGACCCGTGGCCAGTGACGTCCGGCCCTCGCGGGACACCCTGCTGGATGCCTTCCCGCCGTGGTTCTGGGCGTTGCTCGCCCAACTGGCCGTCGCCGCCCTGGTGCTGCTGCTGTGGCGGGCCCGCCGGTTCGGTCCGCCGGTGACCGAGGCGCTGCCGGTGACGGTCCCGGTCGCCGAGACGATGCTGGGCCGGGGCCAGCTCTACCGGCGGTCCCGGGAACGGGCCCCAACCGCAGGTATCCTGCGTACCGCCGCACTGGCCCGGCTCGTCCCGATGCTGACTCTGCCGGATCAACCCCAACCGGCGGACGTCGTGGCGGCGGTTGCCGCCCGGACCGGGGCGTCCGCCGAGCAGATCGACGCGTTGCTGTACGGGCCGCCGCCCACCACCGACGGCGACCTGCTGCACCTGGCCCGGCGGCTGGCCGCCCTGCCCGCCGAGGTCGCCGGTTCGGCCAACCGCGTCGAACCGTCCGACGGGCCGGACCGGACCCCGCCCGACGGGCCGGTGGCTCCGGCGCCCCGGTCCCCATCCGCGATCGAAGGAGAACCCTGGTGA
- a CDS encoding ComF family protein yields MVGDVWSALADLVLPAECAGCRRTGGRLRFGVCGRCADEVQRLRPRPVRPEPAPPGLPPCVALGEYAGVLRELLLAYKERGRHGLGRPLGRLLGDAVAAAVGTGADRPVLLVPVPSTAAAVRARHGDHLARLTRYAAARLRVDGRRVVVARPLRARTRPDSAGLDSAARLASARTAFRPRRVGLDISLRADPRLRVIVVDDIVTTGATLAAVHRLLVAQGLPAYAAVVLAATRRRHLR; encoded by the coding sequence GTGGTGGGCGACGTCTGGTCGGCGCTGGCCGACCTGGTGCTGCCGGCGGAGTGCGCCGGTTGCCGCCGCACCGGCGGCCGGCTGCGGTTCGGTGTGTGCGGCCGGTGCGCCGACGAGGTGCAGCGGCTGCGTCCCCGGCCGGTACGCCCCGAGCCGGCCCCGCCGGGCCTGCCGCCCTGCGTGGCGTTGGGCGAGTACGCGGGGGTGCTGCGGGAGCTGCTGCTGGCGTACAAGGAACGGGGCCGGCACGGGCTGGGTCGGCCGCTGGGCCGGCTGCTCGGCGACGCGGTCGCCGCTGCGGTCGGCACCGGTGCGGACCGGCCGGTGCTGCTGGTCCCGGTGCCGAGCACCGCTGCGGCGGTGCGGGCCCGGCACGGTGATCATCTCGCCCGGCTGACCCGGTACGCGGCGGCCCGGTTGCGGGTCGACGGCCGACGGGTCGTGGTGGCGCGGCCGCTGCGGGCGAGGACCCGCCCGGACTCGGCCGGGTTGGACAGCGCGGCGCGGCTGGCGTCCGCGCGGACGGCGTTTCGGCCCCGGCGGGTCGGACTTGACATCTCGCTGCGGGCGGATCCGCGACTGCGGGTGATCGTGGTGGACGACATCGTCACCACCGGTGCGACGCTGGCCGCCGTGCACCGGCTGCTTGTCGCGCAGGGACTGCCGGCGTACGCCGCCGTGGTGCTCGCAGCGACGCGGCGTCGTCACCTTCGGTAG
- a CDS encoding DUF4129 domain-containing protein, which translates to MIATVSRWWTEFVAAVGDVVPLPLATVLLVAGATLAALGWFHWPRWWPRRRPGPWGWLRRPGRWRPAPSGLPRWLAAFDPRRWLAALRPRRWLAAFDPRRWRRRPAATAGGPGGSPVPPPRSTDVPAALADRYADQGRYAEAVRERLRAMVVEITDHGVLTDRPSWTVTELADVAGRAEPAAHPVLTEASGIFSDVWYGEHPALAGHDRRMRELAGQLRHVLDQDRRPADQRPGRRR; encoded by the coding sequence GTGATCGCGACCGTGAGCCGCTGGTGGACCGAGTTCGTCGCCGCCGTCGGCGACGTCGTCCCGCTGCCCCTTGCCACGGTGCTGCTGGTGGCCGGTGCCACGCTGGCCGCCCTCGGCTGGTTCCACTGGCCCCGCTGGTGGCCACGGCGCCGGCCCGGTCCATGGGGCTGGCTGCGCCGGCCGGGCCGCTGGCGGCCGGCACCGTCCGGCCTGCCCCGCTGGCTGGCCGCGTTCGATCCACGCCGCTGGCTGGCCGCACTCCGCCCCCGCCGCTGGCTGGCCGCGTTCGACCCACGCCGCTGGCGACGCCGGCCGGCGGCCACCGCCGGCGGTCCCGGTGGTTCGCCGGTGCCGCCGCCCCGGTCGACCGACGTTCCGGCCGCACTCGCCGACCGGTACGCCGACCAGGGCCGGTACGCCGAGGCGGTCCGGGAACGGCTGCGCGCGATGGTCGTGGAGATCACCGACCACGGGGTGCTCACCGACCGCCCCAGCTGGACCGTCACCGAACTCGCCGACGTGGCCGGGCGGGCCGAGCCGGCCGCCCACCCCGTGCTGACCGAGGCGAGCGGCATCTTCAGCGACGTGTGGTACGGCGAGCACCCCGCGCTGGCCGGCCACGACCGGCGGATGCGCGAACTCGCCGGCCAGCTTCGTCACGTGCTCGACCAGGACCGTCGGCCCGCCGACCAGCGACCGGGCCGGCGACGGTGA
- the hpf gene encoding ribosome hibernation-promoting factor, HPF/YfiA family translates to MDIVVKGRNVEVPDHYRAHVAEKLAKVERYDHKLMRVDVELFHERNPRQSDHCQRVELTCVSRGPVIRAEACAKDFYSALDAAISKLDTRLRRAADRRRVHRGRHAPVSVAEATSGLPTAGLNGFAPLPPSQPTEEPATSVAVLDRTAQDFTDDGYDDVADEYDDQPWHIVREKEHPGDPMTVDDALFQMELVGHDFYLFLDKESGRPSVVYRRKGYDYGVMALAEPTVTA, encoded by the coding sequence GTGGACATCGTGGTGAAAGGCCGCAACGTAGAGGTCCCCGACCACTACCGAGCCCATGTAGCCGAGAAGTTGGCCAAGGTCGAACGGTACGACCACAAGCTGATGCGCGTCGACGTCGAGTTGTTTCACGAGCGCAATCCGCGTCAGTCGGACCACTGCCAGCGGGTCGAACTCACCTGTGTCTCGCGCGGGCCGGTGATCCGGGCGGAAGCCTGCGCCAAGGATTTCTACAGCGCCCTCGACGCCGCCATCAGCAAGCTGGACACCCGGCTGCGCCGGGCCGCCGACCGGCGCCGGGTGCACCGTGGCCGGCACGCGCCGGTCTCGGTGGCCGAGGCGACCTCCGGCCTGCCCACCGCCGGGCTGAACGGCTTCGCCCCGTTGCCACCGTCCCAGCCGACCGAGGAGCCGGCGACATCGGTCGCGGTACTCGACCGCACCGCGCAGGATTTCACCGACGATGGGTACGACGACGTCGCCGACGAGTACGACGACCAGCCCTGGCACATCGTCCGGGAGAAGGAACACCCGGGCGATCCGATGACGGTTGACGACGCGTTGTTCCAGATGGAACTGGTCGGGCACGACTTCTACCTGTTCCTGGACAAGGAGTCCGGCCGGCCGAGCGTGGTCTACCGCCGCAAGGGCTACGACTACGGTGTCATGGCGCTGGCTGAACCGACCGTCACCGCCTGA
- a CDS encoding MoxR family ATPase — MRAEVAKAVVGQDAVVTGLVIALLCRGHVLLEGVPGVAKTLLVRAFAAALDLDAKRVQFTPDLMPGDVTGSLIFDPRSAAFTFREGPVFTNLLLADEINRTPPKTQSALLEVMEEHQVSVEGVRRPLPAPFIVAATQNPIEYEGTYPLPEAQLDRFLLKLSVPLPSRNEELGVLRAHHAGFDPADLAAAGVRPVAGAADLAAARRAIGQVRVSEEVFGYIVDLCRATRTAPALALGASPRGTTALLNTAKAWGWLAGRDYVTPDDVKAVTRATLRHRIRLRPEAELEGVTEDAVLESVLGTVPTPR, encoded by the coding sequence CTGCGCGCCGAGGTCGCCAAGGCCGTGGTCGGGCAGGACGCCGTGGTCACCGGTCTGGTCATCGCGCTGCTCTGCCGTGGGCACGTGCTGCTGGAAGGCGTGCCCGGCGTCGCCAAGACGCTGCTGGTACGCGCGTTCGCGGCAGCGCTGGATCTGGACGCCAAGCGGGTGCAGTTCACTCCGGACCTGATGCCGGGCGACGTCACCGGGTCACTGATCTTCGATCCACGAAGCGCTGCGTTCACCTTCCGGGAAGGCCCGGTCTTCACCAACCTGCTGCTCGCCGACGAGATCAACCGGACACCGCCGAAGACGCAGTCGGCCCTGCTCGAGGTGATGGAGGAGCATCAGGTCTCGGTGGAAGGGGTCCGCCGGCCGCTGCCGGCACCGTTCATCGTGGCCGCCACCCAGAACCCGATCGAGTACGAGGGCACCTACCCGTTACCGGAGGCACAACTCGACCGGTTCCTGCTCAAGTTGTCCGTACCGCTGCCCAGCCGGAACGAGGAACTGGGCGTGCTGCGGGCCCACCACGCCGGATTCGATCCGGCGGACCTGGCCGCCGCCGGGGTGCGCCCGGTCGCCGGGGCAGCCGACCTGGCCGCGGCCCGTCGGGCCATCGGGCAGGTACGGGTCAGTGAAGAGGTGTTCGGCTACATCGTGGACCTGTGCCGGGCCACCCGGACGGCTCCCGCGCTGGCGCTCGGTGCCTCACCGCGGGGCACCACCGCGCTGCTCAACACCGCCAAGGCGTGGGGGTGGCTGGCCGGCCGCGACTACGTCACACCGGACGACGTGAAGGCGGTCACCCGGGCCACCCTGCGGCACCGGATCCGGCTGCGGCCAGAGGCGGAGCTGGAGGGGGTCACCGAGGACGCCGTACTCGAATCGGTGCTCGGCACCGTCCCGACGCCACGGTGA
- a CDS encoding LpqB family beta-propeller domain-containing protein, whose protein sequence is MTRRWRRLALLPVLAGVLLAGCGIPENTDVRVDGQGPAPGLPTGGGGAQTPASRLDERNNTEAFVVNFLQAAAVEAERAVEQVREYVAPQDRADIRDPNPEVALTVVRLRERPQITRAEAGVEEVALDVQQLGLLRPNGALEPLPAQEPEFTEYTFQVGSVAGETGKFVLNPPAVLLLSVDALNTFYLQRTIYFWDTSQRALVPDLRYLPVAVPLERQRTVLLEMLISGPSNWLASAVQALPSGIRSGGNVPDTGDRLKVTLIADATPFADERELDRLAAQLMWSLWPEFDNDLELTIQGQTPKVYPGADLLAMNGTQALPETPERFTVYQGRVHRLRSSARSGEPIPVLTEEVNQNVVTAGFTQAGGGTYAALAVADGGAQRLIVGAATGAGTSFDASTRTFDDIGRPVWLKAPGDAGLVVADGGLFSFRVGSGAVEQVTLPGVTGEVQSVGAAPDGHRIALVVDGRLYVAALSRGGKLEVLPPRRVPTSLSDLTQVDWVAETLLVAAGTNPDGRVSLYDVTVDGAIETSSLRDLGGASVTHLAGYPANPVGGGTVGARMYVANGVPYDLFEPSEQIRPEEIEGVEPSETGEPENSTANPTAPFFLY, encoded by the coding sequence GTGACCCGCCGGTGGCGTCGACTGGCGCTGCTGCCGGTGCTCGCCGGTGTGCTGCTCGCAGGGTGCGGCATTCCGGAGAACACCGACGTGCGGGTCGACGGGCAGGGTCCGGCACCCGGCCTGCCGACCGGTGGTGGCGGGGCCCAGACGCCGGCGTCGCGGCTCGACGAACGCAACAACACCGAGGCGTTCGTCGTCAACTTCCTGCAGGCCGCCGCCGTGGAGGCGGAACGGGCAGTGGAACAGGTACGCGAGTACGTCGCGCCGCAGGACCGCGCGGACATCCGCGATCCCAACCCCGAGGTCGCGCTGACCGTGGTCCGGCTGCGGGAACGTCCGCAGATCACCCGGGCCGAGGCCGGGGTGGAGGAGGTGGCGCTCGACGTCCAACAGCTCGGCCTGCTGCGGCCGAACGGCGCGTTGGAGCCGCTGCCCGCCCAGGAGCCGGAGTTCACCGAGTACACCTTCCAGGTCGGGTCGGTCGCCGGTGAGACGGGCAAGTTCGTCCTCAACCCGCCGGCGGTGCTGCTGCTCAGCGTGGACGCGTTGAACACGTTCTACCTGCAGCGCACCATCTACTTCTGGGACACCAGTCAACGGGCGCTGGTGCCGGATCTGCGCTACCTGCCGGTGGCGGTGCCGTTGGAGCGCCAGCGCACCGTCCTGCTGGAAATGCTGATCAGCGGGCCGTCGAACTGGCTCGCCTCGGCGGTGCAGGCGCTGCCGAGCGGTATCCGCTCGGGCGGCAACGTGCCCGACACCGGGGACCGGCTGAAGGTCACGCTGATCGCCGACGCGACCCCGTTCGCCGACGAACGCGAACTCGACCGATTGGCCGCCCAGCTGATGTGGTCGCTGTGGCCGGAGTTCGACAACGACCTGGAGCTCACCATCCAGGGGCAGACCCCGAAGGTCTACCCGGGTGCCGACCTGCTGGCGATGAACGGCACCCAGGCGCTGCCCGAAACGCCCGAACGGTTCACCGTCTACCAGGGCCGGGTGCACCGGTTGCGCAGCTCGGCACGCTCCGGCGAGCCGATCCCGGTGCTCACCGAGGAGGTCAACCAGAACGTGGTCACCGCCGGTTTCACCCAGGCCGGTGGTGGCACGTACGCGGCCCTCGCGGTGGCCGACGGCGGTGCCCAGCGGCTGATCGTCGGCGCGGCGACCGGGGCCGGCACCAGCTTCGACGCCAGCACCCGGACCTTCGACGACATCGGCCGGCCGGTCTGGCTCAAGGCACCAGGTGACGCGGGTCTCGTCGTCGCGGACGGCGGGCTGTTCTCGTTCCGGGTCGGCAGCGGTGCGGTCGAACAGGTCACGCTGCCCGGGGTGACGGGCGAGGTGCAGTCGGTCGGGGCGGCCCCGGACGGTCACCGGATCGCGTTGGTGGTCGACGGCCGGCTGTACGTGGCCGCGCTGAGCCGGGGCGGCAAGCTCGAGGTGCTGCCACCCCGCCGGGTGCCGACCTCACTGTCCGACCTCACCCAGGTCGACTGGGTGGCCGAGACGCTGCTGGTGGCGGCCGGCACGAACCCTGACGGGCGGGTCAGCCTGTACGACGTGACAGTGGACGGCGCGATCGAGACCAGCTCGCTGCGGGACCTCGGCGGGGCGAGCGTGACCCACCTGGCCGGCTATCCGGCCAACCCGGTCGGCGGCGGCACGGTCGGTGCCCGGATGTACGTCGCCAACGGAGTGCCGTACGACCTGTTCGAGCCGAGCGAGCAGATCCGGCCGGAGGAGATCGAAGGGGTGGAGCCGAGCGAGACCGGGGAGCCGGAGAACTCGACCGCCAATCCGACCGCCCCGTTCTTCCTGTACTGA
- the mtrA gene encoding MtrAB system response regulator MtrA, with protein MRARVLVVDDDPALAEMMGIVLRSEGFLPSFVADGERALAAFRDNRPDIVLLDLMLPGMSGIDVCRAIRSESGIPIVMLTAKSDTVDVVLGLESGADDYVVKPFKPKELVARMRARLRRGEDVAPELLTIGPPGNQITIDVPAHTVSRDGDEVKLTPLEFDLLVALARKPRQVFTREVLLEQVWGYRHAADTRLVNVHVQRLRAKIEPDPERPEIILTVRGVGYKAGTG; from the coding sequence ATGAGAGCCCGCGTGCTGGTTGTCGATGACGATCCCGCCTTGGCGGAGATGATGGGTATCGTGCTGCGCAGCGAGGGCTTCCTGCCGTCGTTCGTTGCCGACGGTGAGCGGGCGCTCGCCGCGTTCCGGGACAACCGGCCGGACATCGTGCTGCTCGATCTGATGCTGCCCGGGATGAGCGGGATCGACGTCTGTCGGGCGATCCGCTCCGAATCGGGCATCCCGATCGTCATGCTCACCGCCAAGAGCGACACCGTCGACGTCGTGCTCGGCCTGGAGTCCGGCGCCGACGACTACGTGGTGAAGCCGTTCAAGCCCAAGGAGCTGGTCGCCCGGATGCGGGCCCGGCTGCGCCGGGGCGAGGACGTCGCGCCCGAACTGCTCACCATCGGGCCACCGGGGAACCAGATCACCATCGACGTGCCGGCGCACACCGTCAGCCGCGACGGTGACGAGGTGAAGCTGACTCCGCTGGAGTTCGACCTACTGGTCGCGCTGGCCCGTAAGCCGCGCCAGGTGTTCACCCGTGAGGTGCTGCTGGAGCAGGTGTGGGGCTACCGGCACGCGGCCGACACCCGGCTGGTGAACGTGCACGTGCAGCGGCTGCGCGCCAAGATCGAGCCGGATCCGGAGCGACCCGAAATCATCCTCACCGTTCGAGGCGTGGGCTACAAGGCAGGCACCGGCTAG
- a CDS encoding GNAT family N-acetyltransferase yields the protein MEPVELTEGGVRLRMFLPDDAPAVAEACGDPITQRFIPDLPRPYTVADALHWITKGSTAAWAGGGAAWAIADPGSDELLGCVGLSRAVPERAQIEVGYWITPRARGKGAATAATIAATGHAVRSGFGRVELLTDAANAVSQRVALAAGFSYEGVRRGAASQPGRLPTADREDLVVWTRLAGDPPGPTPRTLPDLPGDGLTDEVVRLRPLGPADADFAYHLESLPDVAATSVPPVVPTRALIEAQCAKAPGRWLAGQRIDVVVCDAASGTPAGRIGLSYLSPELGEAMIGYSLLPQWRGRGYTARAVRLLARWIFANTAVARLAAGALPSNVASQRVLERAGFQYEGRNRALLPGMDASRHDSVQYSLLPADLDQA from the coding sequence GTGGAACCCGTCGAACTCACCGAGGGCGGCGTCCGGCTACGGATGTTCCTGCCCGACGACGCCCCCGCGGTCGCCGAAGCCTGTGGCGATCCGATCACCCAGCGGTTCATCCCCGACCTGCCCCGGCCGTACACGGTCGCCGACGCACTGCACTGGATCACCAAAGGATCCACCGCCGCCTGGGCCGGCGGCGGCGCGGCCTGGGCGATCGCCGACCCGGGCAGCGACGAGCTGCTCGGCTGCGTCGGGCTCAGCCGGGCGGTACCCGAGCGGGCCCAGATCGAGGTCGGCTACTGGATCACCCCCCGGGCCCGGGGCAAGGGGGCGGCCACCGCGGCCACCATCGCCGCCACCGGCCACGCGGTGCGGTCCGGGTTCGGCCGGGTCGAGCTGCTCACCGACGCGGCCAACGCGGTCAGCCAGCGGGTGGCGCTGGCCGCCGGGTTCAGCTACGAGGGGGTACGCCGAGGCGCCGCCAGCCAACCTGGCCGACTGCCGACCGCCGACCGGGAGGACCTGGTGGTCTGGACCCGGCTGGCCGGCGACCCACCGGGCCCGACCCCACGCACCCTGCCGGACCTGCCCGGCGACGGGTTGACCGACGAGGTGGTCCGGCTGCGCCCGCTCGGCCCGGCCGACGCCGACTTCGCGTACCACCTGGAGTCGCTGCCCGACGTCGCCGCGACCTCGGTCCCACCGGTGGTGCCGACCCGCGCCCTGATCGAGGCGCAGTGCGCCAAGGCACCGGGCAGGTGGCTGGCCGGCCAGCGGATCGACGTGGTCGTCTGCGACGCGGCCAGCGGTACGCCGGCCGGGCGGATCGGGCTCAGCTACCTGAGTCCGGAACTCGGCGAGGCGATGATCGGCTATTCGCTGCTGCCGCAGTGGCGCGGACGTGGCTACACCGCCCGGGCGGTACGGCTGCTCGCCCGGTGGATCTTCGCCAACACCGCCGTCGCCCGGTTGGCCGCCGGTGCGCTGCCCAGCAACGTCGCGTCCCAGCGGGTACTGGAGCGGGCCGGCTTCCAGTACGAAGGGCGGAACCGGGCCCTGTTGCCCGGCATGGACGCCAGCCGTCACGACAGCGTCCAGTACTCGCTGCTACCGGCCGACCTCGACCAAGCGTGA